A single region of the Saprospiraceae bacterium genome encodes:
- a CDS encoding FG-GAP-like repeat-containing protein, with the protein MKWILTPFLFLSFLGSLFAQAQFSDQSKPSGVNNIGFNRGVAVVDYNQDGWEDLYFSRLAGTNFLYQNNGDGTFSDVTQSAGLAYTGNSVTAVFGDLDNDGWPDLVLGNRDEASLVYHNNGDGTFTDITFAAGVQNLGKVQTVLLADVNNDGWLDLYFANFGTENALFINQGNGQFKNTTTISGATDNQMAMGAVFFDYDNDGDQDLYLTHDANQPNILYQNNGDGHFVDVSAAAGVNYAGQGMGVDAGDFNNDGFLDLYITNLYENTLYLNQGDGTFSNRSGPAGVTDFGMGWGTAALDYNNDGWLDLYVCNETYFTISGHQYPNVLYQNLGNGSFTVVSANSPLESPFGGYGTACADFDKDGQLDIAIANSGTSDGNQLLVNEENNENHWVMLQLEGNLSNRSAIGARVELRAGPLTLCDQVMAGTGFAAQNSLKLHFGLGDITQIDQLDIYWPSGQKETFEALAVDRYYHIVEQTSITATPPSLSLKPTYVKIFPNPVNHQLSFDVNLPSHVQPMTYRILDSQGRALAMKKADKQIAGPHQEHWMLPTNIPNGLYLLEVQTAHFKQVEKFLLQR; encoded by the coding sequence ATGAAATGGATATTAACACCCTTCCTTTTCCTATCCTTCCTGGGAAGTCTATTCGCTCAAGCGCAATTTTCGGACCAATCCAAGCCCTCAGGCGTCAACAATATAGGTTTTAACCGAGGGGTAGCCGTGGTGGATTACAACCAGGATGGTTGGGAGGATTTGTACTTCTCCCGATTGGCCGGCACTAATTTTTTATACCAAAACAACGGTGATGGCACTTTTTCTGATGTCACTCAAAGTGCCGGACTAGCCTACACTGGCAATTCCGTGACGGCCGTTTTTGGCGACCTGGACAACGATGGCTGGCCCGATTTGGTCCTCGGAAACAGAGATGAAGCTAGCCTGGTTTATCACAACAATGGTGATGGCACCTTCACTGATATCACTTTCGCCGCTGGCGTTCAAAACCTTGGAAAGGTGCAAACAGTTCTATTGGCGGATGTTAATAACGATGGCTGGCTGGACCTCTATTTCGCTAATTTCGGGACGGAAAATGCCCTCTTTATAAATCAGGGTAATGGACAATTCAAAAATACGACAACAATATCCGGGGCTACAGATAATCAAATGGCCATGGGAGCCGTTTTCTTTGATTACGATAATGACGGCGACCAAGACCTTTACCTGACGCATGATGCCAACCAGCCTAATATCCTTTACCAAAATAATGGCGATGGCCACTTTGTGGATGTCTCAGCGGCAGCAGGGGTCAATTACGCCGGCCAGGGAATGGGCGTCGATGCCGGTGATTTCAATAATGATGGCTTTTTGGATCTTTATATTACCAATTTGTATGAAAACACTTTGTATTTGAACCAAGGAGATGGGACCTTCTCCAACAGGTCGGGTCCTGCTGGCGTTACGGACTTTGGAATGGGCTGGGGAACGGCTGCCTTGGATTATAACAATGATGGTTGGCTTGATTTATACGTATGCAATGAGACTTATTTTACGATTAGCGGTCACCAATACCCAAATGTATTGTACCAAAACCTGGGCAATGGTAGCTTCACTGTTGTCAGTGCCAATTCGCCCCTCGAAAGCCCCTTTGGCGGCTACGGAACAGCCTGTGCCGATTTTGACAAGGATGGACAACTCGATATTGCGATTGCCAATAGTGGAACATCGGATGGTAATCAACTATTGGTTAATGAAGAGAACAATGAAAACCATTGGGTAATGTTGCAATTGGAAGGGAACCTGAGCAATCGTTCTGCCATTGGTGCCAGGGTGGAGCTGAGGGCGGGGCCGCTGACGCTTTGTGACCAGGTCATGGCCGGAACAGGCTTCGCTGCACAAAATAGCCTAAAACTGCACTTCGGACTGGGAGACATCACCCAAATAGACCAACTTGACATCTATTGGCCCAGCGGCCAAAAGGAAACCTTTGAAGCCCTAGCGGTGGATCGATATTATCATATTGTAGAGCAAACCAGCATTACCGCCACTCCTCCGTCGCTATCCTTAAAACCAACATATGTGAAAATTTTTCCTAATCCCGTAAACCACCAACTCTCATTTGACGTAAATTTGCCTTCCCATGTCCAACCCATGACTTATCGAATTCTAGATAGCCAGGGAAGGGCGCTTGCAATGAAAAAAGCTGATAAGCAAATCGCTGGACCCCATCAAGAACACTGGATGTTACCAACAAACATCCCCAACGGCCTCTATTTACTGGAAGTCCAAACAGCCCACTTTAAACAAGTAGAAAAATTTTTATTACAGCGCTAA
- a CDS encoding alpha-amylase family glycosyl hydrolase, which produces MKSRFLFILFLVFASILQAQVITTDPAFPKVDEMVTITFHAAEGNGALAGFTGDVYAHTGVITNLSTSPSDWKYVKSAWATTNPAVLMTKTATDTYQISYNIKAYYGVPDGEQVLKMAFVFRNATGSIVGRDTDGSDIFVDVFESNAELITNFIRPAGGNIIVNVGEMIEVEAASSLSAALSLTDNGIEIATANGTSLTHTITANEMGDHQVTITANDGNTTAASSFSYYVLDANPADAAAPEGTKDGLNRTSSSSIVLQLRAPGKSHVFVLGSFNDWQISGDYLMTRTPDQEAFWLQIDGLDPAEVYSYQYLVDGSIQIADPYSELILDPFNDKDIPSATFPNLPPYPTGKTTGNVSVFQTTPPAFSWTDNGFQKPANEELVVYELLMRDFLGRSDYQTLLDTLNYLDRLGINAIELMPVNEFEANNSWGYNPSFHMALDKYYGSPEAFKTFIDEAHARGIAVILDVVFNHAFSQSPLAQLYWNSQNFEPAANNPWLNVQPTHPFNVGYDFNHESTYTKRFVKQVLQYWLEEYHIDGFRFDLSKGFTQVNNLNDVGAWSAYDASRIAILKDYADHLWSVDEDAYVILEHLGANNEEKELAEYGMMLWGNMNHDYNEASMGYSSNLSWTDYRNRSWNVPYVMGYMESHDEERLMYKNLQFGNAAGDYSVKNLKTALRRQALVSAFFYTIPGPKMLWQFGELGYDYSINQCEGGMINNNCRLDRKPIRWDYNQDSDRRRLYEITRALIHFKTAYPVTNTTDYSLDLTGTNKRIHLNHATFNTVVLGNFGVTSTSISPNFQSTGWWYDYFTGDSIMVENVAAAIALAPGEYKLYTSQKLAFTQDILNSEEDVLLPISEVALFPNPTEGEAILQFYLEKNTRVQVQVYAANGAWIQTLWQQPLPSGQHAIPLKKQAAPGLYFIQITTPEGQLTKKWVVLE; this is translated from the coding sequence ATGAAATCACGCTTTTTGTTTATCCTTTTCCTGGTATTTGCCAGCATTCTACAAGCCCAAGTCATCACCACGGACCCTGCCTTCCCCAAGGTCGATGAAATGGTGACCATTACCTTTCACGCCGCCGAGGGAAATGGAGCCTTAGCCGGTTTTACCGGTGATGTCTATGCCCACACCGGTGTCATTACCAATTTGAGTACGAGCCCTTCCGATTGGAAGTATGTCAAAAGCGCCTGGGCCACCACAAATCCGGCCGTTTTAATGACAAAAACAGCAACGGATACCTACCAGATCTCCTACAATATCAAGGCCTACTACGGCGTGCCCGATGGAGAACAAGTGCTTAAGATGGCTTTCGTTTTCCGAAATGCGACAGGCAGTATCGTAGGCCGAGATACCGACGGCTCGGATATCTTTGTGGATGTCTTTGAGTCCAATGCCGAATTAATCACTAACTTCATTCGCCCTGCGGGTGGCAATATCATTGTAAATGTTGGCGAAATGATTGAGGTCGAGGCTGCTTCCTCGCTCTCCGCTGCGCTTAGTCTAACCGACAATGGCATCGAAATCGCCACCGCAAATGGCACCAGTCTTACCCACACCATTACCGCTAATGAAATGGGCGACCACCAGGTGACCATCACTGCCAATGATGGCAATACCACTGCTGCTTCCAGCTTTAGCTACTACGTCCTGGATGCCAACCCTGCCGACGCCGCTGCGCCCGAGGGCACCAAGGATGGCCTCAACCGGACCTCCTCCAGCAGCATCGTCCTCCAACTTCGCGCACCTGGCAAATCCCATGTTTTTGTGCTCGGAAGCTTCAACGATTGGCAAATTTCAGGAGATTACCTGATGACCCGCACCCCAGATCAAGAAGCTTTTTGGCTACAAATTGATGGCCTCGACCCAGCTGAAGTCTACAGCTATCAATACCTCGTCGATGGCAGCATCCAAATAGCCGACCCCTATAGTGAATTGATCCTTGACCCATTTAACGATAAGGATATTCCCAGTGCCACCTTCCCCAATCTCCCACCCTACCCCACTGGTAAAACAACAGGGAATGTCTCTGTTTTTCAAACGACACCTCCCGCCTTTTCCTGGACCGATAATGGTTTTCAAAAACCAGCCAATGAAGAATTGGTGGTCTATGAATTGCTTATGCGCGACTTCCTCGGTCGCAGCGATTATCAGACACTCCTGGATACACTGAATTACCTGGATCGACTAGGTATAAATGCCATAGAGTTGATGCCCGTCAATGAATTTGAAGCGAATAATAGCTGGGGATACAACCCCTCCTTCCACATGGCTTTAGATAAATATTATGGGTCACCTGAAGCGTTCAAAACCTTCATAGATGAAGCCCACGCCAGGGGGATCGCCGTTATCCTGGATGTCGTCTTTAACCACGCTTTTAGCCAAAGTCCACTGGCTCAGCTGTATTGGAATAGTCAAAATTTCGAACCCGCTGCCAATAATCCCTGGCTCAATGTGCAGCCCACCCACCCATTTAATGTAGGCTACGATTTTAACCACGAGAGCACCTATACCAAACGTTTTGTCAAACAAGTCCTGCAATATTGGTTGGAGGAGTACCATATAGATGGTTTCCGTTTTGATTTATCCAAGGGTTTCACTCAGGTCAACAACCTCAACGACGTAGGGGCCTGGAGTGCCTACGACGCCTCCCGGATCGCCATTTTGAAAGACTATGCAGACCACCTCTGGTCGGTTGACGAGGATGCTTATGTCATCCTCGAACACCTTGGCGCCAACAATGAAGAAAAAGAATTGGCGGAATACGGGATGATGCTGTGGGGCAATATGAACCACGATTACAATGAGGCCAGTATGGGCTATAGTAGCAATCTTTCCTGGACCGACTACCGCAATCGCTCCTGGAATGTACCATACGTCATGGGGTACATGGAAAGCCATGACGAAGAGCGACTCATGTATAAAAACCTTCAATTTGGCAATGCGGCTGGTGATTATTCGGTTAAAAACCTGAAAACAGCACTCCGACGGCAAGCATTAGTAAGTGCCTTCTTTTATACAATTCCCGGCCCCAAAATGTTATGGCAATTTGGTGAACTAGGCTATGATTATTCTATTAACCAATGCGAAGGAGGAATGATCAACAACAATTGTCGCCTCGATCGCAAACCCATCCGCTGGGATTATAACCAAGACAGCGATCGCCGCAGACTCTATGAAATCACCAGGGCATTGATCCATTTCAAGACGGCTTACCCCGTGACCAATACAACCGATTATAGCCTTGATCTGACGGGCACCAATAAACGCATCCATCTTAATCATGCCACCTTCAATACGGTTGTTTTAGGAAATTTCGGTGTCACGTCCACTAGCATTTCTCCCAATTTCCAATCGACAGGTTGGTGGTACGACTACTTCACAGGGGATAGTATTATGGTGGAAAATGTGGCTGCTGCCATCGCCTTAGCACCTGGTGAATACAAATTGTATACCTCCCAGAAGCTGGCATTCACCCAGGACATTCTCAATAGTGAGGAAGACGTGCTGTTACCGATAAGTGAAGTAGCTTTATTTCCTAATCCTACAGAGGGAGAGGCCATCCTTCAGTTTTATTTAGAAAAAAACACCAGGGTACAGGTACAAGTATATGCGGCAAATGGTGCTTGGATTCAAACCCTGTGGCAACAGCCCTTGCCCAGTGGCCAGCATGCCATTCCGCTGAAAAAACAAGCAGCCCCAGGTCTGTATTTCATCCAAATTACCACTCCAGAAGGACAACTGACGAAGAAGTGGGTGGTCTTGGAATAG
- a CDS encoding glycosyl hydrolase, whose translation MKKQALSLLPLLLCLAFFFPDALSAQESASQTEVYSPDFYKQLQWRNIGPNRGGRSLGVTGSPGRTNEYYFGATGGGLWKTVDGGTEWFPVTDGQVTSSSVGAVAVAETNPDIVYIGMGEVQLRGSITQGDGVYKTMDGGKTWRHLGLAETQAVARIRVHPTNPDIVYVAALGHPYGDNEERGVFRSTDGGNTWKKVLYVSDKAGAVDLVIDRTNPKVLYASTWQVYRKAWKMWGGGPDCRLFKSVDGGDNWIDLTKNPGMPEGPIGKIGVTVSPADPMRVWAIVEANEGGVFRSDDGGWTWTRTNSERKLRQRAFYYSRIYADPWDKETVYCLNTGFYKSTDGGVTFDTQISVPHGDNHDLWIDPNNPQRMINGNDGGGNVSVNGGKTWTEQDYITTQFYHVMATSDVPYHVAGAQQDNSTLAMPSDGWDHMQARGPNHGWYYAVGGGESGWITQHPTNPDIFYAGSQGALLTRYDRSNGQTRDIQVYPRFFSGEPADALPERWQWTFPIMFSPKDPSIMYTCSQHVWKTTNDGQSWERISPDLTYADPETLGKTGGVITMDMNGPEIYATVFALAPSFHDVNTIWAGSDDGKIHITRNGGKNWQDITPPDLPKFSRVSIIDESRHQPGTLYVAANRYQVDDREPYVFRTRDYGKSWTKIINGVKKGHFARAVREDPVRPGLLFLATEHGVYVSFNDGDLWQSLQLNLPDTPIRDLVIKDEDVVLGSHGRGFWILDDIAPLRQMTPELAKQDVILFRPADPIRGIYNLNVQYYLKTKVDSVKIDIMDGQGKLIRSFTGKESKTKANPDLPFWMRGGSSTPTTAKGLNNFSWDLRYPGATTFDGMIIWSGSPQRGPKAPLGQYQLRLSAGTYSQTFPFTIKMDPNLKGITAADLQEQFELAANIKDKTSLANEAVIRIRNIKKQVDERIENTNIAALSEAATTFKQQLSEIEEALYQVKNRSNQDPLNFPIKLNNRLASLRRSVESGDARPTDGAYQVFKELTKELEGHLSQLDKVLTTELPKVNQLLAKHQLKEVKDK comes from the coding sequence ATGAAAAAACAAGCCTTATCCCTGCTTCCCTTACTACTATGCCTTGCATTCTTCTTTCCTGATGCCCTTTCAGCACAAGAAAGCGCGAGCCAAACCGAAGTATATAGTCCTGATTTTTACAAACAACTACAATGGCGGAACATCGGGCCCAATCGCGGCGGCCGCTCCCTGGGAGTGACGGGAAGCCCTGGCCGTACCAACGAATACTACTTTGGTGCGACAGGTGGCGGACTTTGGAAAACGGTAGATGGCGGAACCGAATGGTTTCCGGTGACGGATGGGCAGGTGACGAGCTCCTCCGTAGGAGCCGTGGCAGTCGCCGAAACCAACCCAGACATCGTCTACATTGGCATGGGCGAAGTGCAATTAAGGGGAAGTATTACCCAAGGGGATGGCGTTTACAAAACAATGGATGGCGGAAAAACCTGGCGCCACCTGGGTTTGGCGGAAACACAAGCCGTCGCCCGCATCCGGGTTCACCCGACGAATCCAGACATCGTCTACGTCGCAGCACTGGGCCATCCTTATGGCGACAATGAAGAAAGAGGCGTCTTTCGGTCTACCGACGGCGGCAATACCTGGAAAAAGGTGCTTTATGTGAGCGATAAAGCGGGCGCAGTGGATCTGGTCATCGACCGTACTAACCCTAAGGTTTTATATGCCTCCACTTGGCAGGTGTATCGCAAAGCCTGGAAAATGTGGGGCGGCGGCCCTGATTGCCGACTCTTTAAATCGGTTGATGGAGGCGATAATTGGATTGACCTGACTAAAAACCCGGGTATGCCCGAAGGCCCCATCGGCAAAATTGGCGTGACGGTGTCTCCCGCTGACCCCATGCGCGTTTGGGCCATTGTGGAGGCGAATGAGGGCGGCGTCTTCCGTTCTGATGACGGCGGCTGGACCTGGACTCGCACCAATAGCGAACGCAAACTGCGCCAAAGAGCCTTTTATTATTCCCGCATCTATGCCGACCCCTGGGACAAAGAAACCGTTTACTGCCTGAATACAGGATTCTATAAATCTACCGACGGCGGGGTCACTTTTGATACCCAAATTTCGGTACCGCATGGCGACAACCACGATCTTTGGATCGACCCCAACAACCCGCAACGCATGATTAATGGCAATGATGGTGGCGGCAATGTCAGTGTCAATGGCGGCAAAACCTGGACGGAACAGGATTATATCACGACACAGTTTTACCACGTCATGGCCACTAGCGACGTCCCCTACCATGTCGCCGGGGCACAACAGGACAACAGCACACTGGCCATGCCAAGCGATGGCTGGGACCATATGCAAGCCCGCGGCCCCAATCATGGCTGGTACTATGCTGTCGGCGGCGGCGAAAGTGGCTGGATCACCCAACACCCTACCAATCCCGATATTTTCTATGCGGGTAGCCAGGGTGCTTTGCTCACGCGTTATGATCGGAGTAATGGCCAGACTAGAGACATTCAGGTGTACCCCCGCTTCTTCTCCGGAGAACCCGCCGACGCCCTCCCCGAACGCTGGCAATGGACCTTCCCCATTATGTTTTCACCCAAGGACCCCAGTATCATGTACACCTGCTCGCAACACGTCTGGAAAACCACTAACGATGGACAAAGCTGGGAGCGCATTAGTCCCGACCTGACTTATGCCGATCCCGAAACGTTAGGCAAAACCGGCGGCGTTATTACCATGGATATGAATGGGCCCGAAATTTATGCGACCGTATTTGCCTTGGCACCGTCCTTTCATGACGTCAATACCATCTGGGCGGGCTCGGATGACGGAAAAATACATATCACCAGAAATGGCGGTAAAAACTGGCAGGATATCACCCCGCCCGATTTGCCCAAATTTTCCCGGGTCAGTATTATCGATGAGTCCAGACATCAACCAGGCACACTGTATGTCGCAGCCAATCGCTATCAAGTAGACGACCGGGAACCTTACGTATTTCGTACCCGCGATTACGGCAAAAGCTGGACAAAAATCATCAATGGCGTAAAAAAAGGGCACTTTGCGCGAGCGGTTAGGGAAGACCCCGTTCGCCCTGGCTTGTTATTCCTGGCTACCGAACATGGCGTTTATGTCTCTTTCAATGATGGCGACCTATGGCAATCACTACAACTCAACCTGCCGGACACCCCCATTAGAGATTTGGTTATCAAAGACGAAGATGTTGTCCTGGGTAGCCATGGCCGGGGATTTTGGATATTGGATGATATCGCTCCGCTGCGTCAAATGACGCCTGAATTAGCCAAACAAGACGTCATTCTCTTTCGGCCCGCCGATCCGATTCGTGGTATATATAACCTCAATGTCCAATATTATTTAAAAACAAAAGTGGATTCGGTCAAAATAGACATCATGGACGGCCAAGGCAAGCTGATTCGCTCCTTCACGGGCAAGGAGTCCAAGACCAAAGCCAATCCTGATCTTCCCTTCTGGATGCGTGGCGGCTCTAGCACCCCAACCACCGCCAAAGGGCTGAACAACTTTAGCTGGGACCTTCGCTATCCTGGCGCCACCACCTTCGATGGCATGATTATCTGGAGTGGAAGCCCCCAACGTGGCCCCAAAGCGCCACTTGGACAATACCAATTGCGGCTAAGTGCCGGAACATACAGCCAAACCTTCCCTTTCACTATCAAAATGGATCCAAATTTAAAGGGAATTACCGCCGCGGATCTACAAGAACAATTCGAGCTCGCTGCAAACATAAAAGACAAAACTAGCTTGGCCAATGAGGCAGTAATTCGCATTAGGAATATCAAAAAGCAAGTGGACGAGCGCATTGAAAACACTAACATTGCTGCCCTTAGCGAAGCGGCAACTACTTTTAAACAAC